A single genomic interval of Amblyomma americanum isolate KBUSLIRL-KWMA chromosome 11, ASM5285725v1, whole genome shotgun sequence harbors:
- the LOC144109556 gene encoding E3 SUMO-protein ligase PIAS2-like — MFPYQPFYRSVYRVPLRAVVWPQRSHHLFYSGGFDAGARGGNHTTLLLVHFELYTERSTLDSSTASMSLNGKAFYGLPFTIVNITPVLSQAGWNAFAFWSDVIPRHVTVNVDEVEKISEDELLLSTDESSRYVLTQAHTEALLRCRGAQAEDVIAKALQVSLLCPLKKSKMKVPCRGVRCRHAQCFDAYAYLTVNECTLQPRWRCPVCSDLVLVHDIRVDLFTLDILNKVGCQCDLVVLQGEGNWQPLTSENDQSVNVVHQNAVNAKPFIDLTADSDTD; from the exons ATGTTTCCATACCAGCCGTTCTACCGCTCCGTCTACCGGGTCCCGCTCAGGGCAGTCGTTTGGCCGCAACGTTCACACCACCTCTTCTACTCTGGAGGCTTCGATGCCGGTGCGAGGGGCGGCAACCATACGACGCTACTGCTCGTCCATTTCGAGCTTTATACGGAACGGTCTACTCTCGACAGCAGCACGGCTAGCATGAGCCTCAACGGCAAGGCTTTCTATGGCCTTCCTTTCACCATAGTCAACATCACGCCTGTACTGTCGCAGGCAGGCTGGAACGCGTTCGCCTTCTGGAGCGATGTCATCCCGAGGCACGTCACCGTCAATGTCGATGAAGTTGAGAAGATCTCGGAAGACGAGTTGCTACTTTCGACAGACGAAAGCTCCCGTTACGTGCTAACGCAGGCGCACACGGAGGCCCTTCTGAGATGCCGAGGTGCCCAGGCTGAAGACGTCATCGCGAAGGCTTTGCAG GTGTCCTTACTCTGTCCGTTGAAGAAAAGCAAGATGAAGGTGCCTTGCCGAGGAGTGCGCTGCCGTCACGCGCAGTGCTTCGACGCCTACGCCTACTTGACTGTCAACGAGTGCACACTGCAGCCTCGCTGGCGTTGTCCGGTGTGCAGCGATCTGGTCCTCGTCCACGATATCCGAGTGGACCTCTTTACGTTGGACATCCTCAACAAGGTGGGCTGCCAGTGCGACCTCGTAGTGCTTCAAGGCGAGGGGAACTGGCAGCCACTGACGTCAGAGAATGACCAAAGCGTCAATGTTGTCCATCAAAATGCGGTGAATGCTAAACCATTCATCGACTTGACAGCCGATTCAGATACAGACTAA